In Natronoarchaeum mannanilyticum, a genomic segment contains:
- a CDS encoding RNA methyltransferase, whose protein sequence is MTVSLLVPSSLVREAEDKREATRKIGYVARAATVFRADRLTVFPDGEGERRWGGGFVETVLRYAATPPYLRKEAWGRRDELEYAGILPPLLASSQTGSGSDGPGSTRQGIVTEVGPDGRVRVNCGMQHPISLGVPPGMEVTEGERVTVRISSREPVRAKLVEAPLPGFSVDRADLSEALGREDAGVRIATSRFGENLTTSRLGSLAGRVRADGTTVAFGAPERGLPAMLDGITVDGVAPEGQREGGDDVPAERESSDEDGSSRITVESGAPNRFDLWLNTVPNQGSEVVRTEEAMFASLASLTLPE, encoded by the coding sequence ATGACAGTCAGCCTGCTCGTGCCGTCGTCCCTCGTCCGGGAAGCCGAAGACAAGCGCGAGGCGACGCGCAAGATCGGTTACGTCGCCCGCGCGGCGACGGTGTTCCGGGCGGATCGCCTGACCGTCTTCCCCGACGGGGAAGGCGAGCGCAGGTGGGGCGGCGGGTTCGTCGAAACGGTGTTGCGGTACGCCGCGACGCCGCCCTACCTCCGAAAGGAGGCTTGGGGGCGTCGGGACGAACTGGAGTACGCCGGCATCCTGCCGCCGCTGCTCGCCTCGTCGCAGACCGGCTCCGGATCAGACGGTCCGGGGTCGACAAGACAGGGAATCGTGACCGAGGTCGGACCTGACGGGCGCGTACGGGTCAATTGCGGAATGCAACACCCGATCTCGCTCGGCGTCCCTCCGGGAATGGAGGTGACCGAGGGAGAGCGCGTAACAGTCAGGATCTCTTCGCGAGAGCCGGTCCGTGCGAAGCTGGTCGAGGCACCCCTTCCGGGGTTCTCGGTCGACCGCGCGGACCTATCGGAAGCGCTCGGCCGTGAGGACGCCGGCGTCCGGATCGCGACGTCGAGATTCGGCGAGAATCTCACCACGTCGCGGCTCGGATCGCTGGCCGGACGCGTCAGGGCGGACGGAACGACCGTCGCCTTCGGCGCGCCCGAGAGAGGGCTTCCGGCGATGCTCGACGGTATCACCGTCGACGGCGTTGCCCCGGAGGGGCAACGAGAGGGCGGGGACGACGTCCCCGCCGAACGCGAATCGAGCGACGAGGACGGCTCGTCGCGGATCACAGTCGAATCGGGCGCACCCAACCGGTTCGACCTCTGGCTGAACACGGTCCCGAACCAGGGCAGCGAGGTCGTGCGAACTGAAGAAGCGATGTTCGCCTCACTCGCCAGCCTGACACTACCAGAGTGA